The nucleotide window CTTTGCAAATTGCCAATAATCAGGAGTTTTAGAGTATCTATTTGCAGCATATTGAGATGTATATCTTATATCTGCAAGATATATATCAACAATACCATCTAAAAATTTTAACGTCTCAACAGTTTCATATGAGGAAGTATTCCACAACAAAGGTATTTTTAATCCTTTTTCAATTGCTAAAATTAATGCATCATATATAAATGGTAAATATGGCGTAGCAGTTACCAAATCAATGTTTTGAACATTCTTTTCATTTTGAAGCCATATAAATTTATTTGCCAGTTCTTTTGCTGAAAACTCTTTACCAAAACCTTTTTGCGAGAAATTAAAATTCTGGCAATATACGCACCTCATTGAACAATTACTAAAAAAAACGCCACCAGCACCTGTATTTCCTACCAAAGGGGGTTCTTCGCCTTTATATAATACAAATTCTGAAACTTTTATTTTATCTCCTACTTTACAAAAACCAATATTTTTATGTCTGTTTATTTTACAATTTTTAGGACATAAATCACATGAAACTAATTTTTCATATAATAAATCCCTTCTCTTATGTAAGTCTCGAGTTTCGTATAATTTAATATAGCCTGGGGTGTAATTCATTACAATGATAAACCTCCATCTATTCTGATAATCTGGCCTGTTATATATGATGAATCATCAGAAGCTAAAAATAACACCACTTTAGCAACATCTTCAGGAGAACCAAATCTTTTTAACAGTATCCTTTTTAATGCTTCCTCTTTAAATTCTTCATTCAATTCCTTTGTCATATCTGTTTCTATAAATCCAGGTGCAACAGCGTTAACTCTTATCTGCTCACCTTTCATGGTTAACTCTTTAGCCCATGTCTTTGTCATTCCAATAACTCCCGCTTTGCTTGCGGAGTAATTGGTTTGGCCGATATTTCCATCTAATCCAACAACGCTTGATATATTTATAATTGATCCACTTTTCTGTTTCCTCATGAATTTTGCAACGGCTTTGGTAACTAAAAAAACCCCTTTTAAATTAACATTAATAACAAAGTCAAATTCTTCTTCTTTCATTAATAATAATAACGTATCTTTTGTAACGCCGGCATTATTTACAAGTACATCTATTCTTTTATATTCTTTAAATATTTCTTTAACTGCTTTATTTACTTCATCAGTATTTGATACATCAACTTTATAACCTTTAAATATTCCTTTTTTCATAGAATTTAATTCATTTTCCACATTTTTTAATGCTTCGATATTTCTGGCAAAGCCTAAAACGGTAGCACCTTCTTCCACAAATTTTTTGCTTATTTCTTTTCCTATACCTCTATTTGCACCGGTTACTATACATATTTTATCCTTTAATTTCATTTTTTCCCTCCTAAACAAACTAATTTTTTAAAGATTCACAAACAATTTTTGTGTGAATTTGGATTTTTGAACTTCCTGTATACAACATATTATATCATAAATTTTATTAGACTTATCTTTTGTGATATAATTTAATAGTGAAAGGATGTGAGTAAATGGATCAGGATTTTAAAGTTTATAAGGAAGAAATAGAGAAAATTTTAAATAAAGATTTAAACAATTCTGAAGTAGAACTTTTAGAAAAAGCATATTTTTTAGCTAAAAATGCCCATGAAGGGCAAATGCGTGATTCAGGAGAGCCTTTTTTTGAACACCCTAAAGCTGTTTCTAAAATATTGGCCGAATTAAAAATGGATATTGAAAGTATTGTGGCAGCCTTATTGCATGATGTTGTAGAAGATTGCGATGTTCCAATTGAAAAAATTAATAAAGAGTTTGGAACGGATATTGGAAGAATCGTAGATGGTGTAACTAAGATTAGCAATCTGAAATTAAATGAAAAACTAAATAAAGTTGACATGAAATCATTAGAAAAAATTGAAACGATCAGGAAAATGCTTCTTGCTATGTCCCATGATATAAGAGTTATTATAGTAAAGCTTTCAGATAGATTACATAATATGAGAACGTTGCAATATGTACCACATAAAAAACAAATAATAAAATCTCAGGAAACACTTAAGATATATGCTCCAATAGCTCATCGATTAGGTATTCATAAAATAAAAGCAGAATTAGAAGATTTATCCTTTAAATATTTATATCCAGAAGCTTACGAAGATTTAAAGGGGAAGTTAGAAGAAAAAGTTAGAAATGTCCATAATAGAATGGAAGATTATAAAAAAATTATATTTGAAAATTTAGAAAAGCACAATATAAAAGCGACTTTACAGGGGAGAACAAAACATCTATATAGTATATGGGAAAAAATGTTGAGAAAAAACAAAAGTTTTGATGAAATTTATGATTTTATAGCATTAAGGATAATAACCGAGTCCCCAACTGCATGTTATGCGTCTTTAGGTGTTGTGCATTCAGTTTGGAGACCTGTTCCAGGAAGAATAAAAGATTATATAGCTGTTCCTAAATCAAATGGTTATAGGTCTATTCATACTACTGTTATTACAAATAAAGGTGAAACTTTAGAAATTCAAATCAGAGATTGGGAAATGCATGAAGAAAGTGAATACGGATTGGCTGCTCACTGGGCATATAAAGAAGGTGTGGATACCAAAAAATTATATTTTGTAAAAAGACTGATGGATTTACATAAAGAAATTGCCCAATCCGCTTTTAATTTGAACGATATAGAAGAAGAATTAAAAGCTCATGAGGTTTTTGTATTTACTCCGAAAGGTGAAATCTTGCATTTACCATATGGTGCAACGCCTATAGATTTTGCATATGCGATACATACAAATGTTGGCAACCATTTTGCTGGGGCTAAGGTAAATGGAAAAATCGTTCCAATAAGCTATGAACTTCAAAATGGAGATATTGTGGAAATAATAGTAAATAGGAATTCTTCAGGTCCAAGTATAGACTGGTTAAAATATGCAAAATCTTCAAGAACCAAACATAAAATAAAAAGACATTATAGATTAAAAAATGAAAAAAATCTTGAAGAAAAAGGTAGGGAAAAACTTAGAGAAATTGCAAAAGAATTAAATATGTCTATAGACAAATTAATCCACGAATTAAAAGATAATCAAGTTTTTTGTGAAAAAAACAAAATAAAAAACGAAGAAGATTTATATATAAGATTAGGTTTTGGTGATGTAAATCCAAGGGAAATTTATAAGCTTTTTGAACCTAAAGATATTGAAATAAAAAAGGCAGAGGAAAATTTTCAAACCTCAAAAATATCTTATAAAAGAAAAGGAATTGGAGTTATAGTTGATGGTCAGGAAGGTATAGATGTGTATTTTGCAAAATGTTGTAATCCGGTATTAGGTGATGATATTATTGGGATAGTTAGTAGAAGAGGTATAGGAATTCACAGAAAAAATTGTATGAATATTAAAGAGGTTCCAATTTCAAGAGTAGTAAAAGTATCCTGGATTGCAGAAGATTTAGAAAATTCCAAATTTATTACACACTTACTTATAGAAATGGAAAACAAATCTGTATTAAATGATATTAGAAAAAAGATAAAAATTGAAAAAGCGAATATAGAAATGTATGAAACTTCCAGAAAGGTTGACAGAATAGATTTAAAAATGAGGCTTTCGGTAAAAGATGTACAGCATTTAATGAGGGTTTTAACATCAATAAAAAATATAAAAGGTGTATATAGCGTAAGGAGGAGTTAGTATTGAGAGCAGTAGTTCAAAGGGTTAAAAAAGCTCATGTTGATGTTGAAGGGGAAACTGTTGGAAAGATAGATAAAGGTATTTTGGTGTTGCTTGGTGTTGGACAAAATGATGATGAAAAAGATATTGAATGGTTGGCAGATAAAATTCTTAATTTGAGAATTTTTGAAGATAACGAAGGAAAAATGAATCTATCTTTACTTGATATAAAAGGAGAAATCTTAATTGTTTCTCAATTCACTTTATATGGTGATTGTAGAAAGGGTCGAAGACCGTCATATTCTTCAGCGGCAAAACCTGATAAAGGGAAAGAATATTATGAAAAATTTATAGAATTTATAGAAAAAAAATATAAAATTAATGTCGAAAAAGGTATTTTTCAGGCAGAAATGGAAGTTAACCTAATTAATGATGGGCCTGTTACATTGTTACTAGATTCTGAAAAAACTTTTTAGATAGCGTATTTAGTGATTTTTTGACAAAATATTAAAATTTATCAATAAAACATTGGAGGTGTTATTATGAAAGAAGTAGAAGTAACTGTATTTGTGTATTCAGAACAACCATTTGATGTACATATTAGCGCAGAAGGAGCAGAATATGGAATTACTCCTCAAAATATATATAAAATATATAAAGGTGAAGAAAAACCCGCTAAAGGGATTGTTGTTAAATTCAAGATGCCTGATGGCACAAAAAAATATGTACGAGCTGAATAGAGGAGGCATATATGGGAAATTTGTATTTAATAGATGGAAGTGGTGTTGCTTATAGAGCTTTTTTTGCACTAGATCCTAATCTTAAAACTACATCAGGCATACCCACAAATGCTATTTATGGGGTTACAAAGATGATTTTAAAAATTTTAGAAAAATATGTAATAAAAAATGAAGATGCCATTATTTTTGTAATGGATAAAAAAACAACTACATACAGGCATAAATTACTTGAAAGTTATAAAGCAAATAGACCGGAAACACCTAAAATTTTCAAAGATCAAATACCTTATATTCTGGAAATTGTAAATGCTTTAGGTATTAAAACAATTGCTGAAGAAGGTTATGAGGCTGATGATGTAATTGCAACACTGGCTTTAAATGGGCAGAAAATATTTAATCAAATATATGTACTATCATCTGATAAGGATTTAATGCAATTGGTAAATGATAAAATAAAAATGCTCAGAATAGGTAGAGGAATTACCGATATTAGAGAATATGATGTAAATAAAGTTTATGAAAAATATGGATTTGGTCCGGAAAAAATTCAGGATTTTTTAGCTTTAACTGGAGATGCTGTTGATAATATTCCTGGAGTTAAGGGAATTGGAGAGAAAACTGCAACTAAATTAATAAAAGAATTTGGTTCATTAGAAGAGATATATAAAAATGTTAGAAGTACAACGAAATCTATACAAAAGAAACTTATTGAAGGAAAAGAAATGGCGTTTTTAAGTAAAAGGCTTGTTCAGCTGGTTACTGATGTTCCGTTGGAAATAAATTGGGAAAGTTATGTATACAGAGGATTTAATGAAACTTTAGAAGATTTACTTAATGAATTTGAATTTAAATCTATAATTAGAGAGTTAGGTTTTAAAGAACAGAAAAAAGTTATAAAAATTAGCAATCTTCCAGGAATTGAAGATCTATCTTCTAAAGGAGAATATGAATTATTAACAAAAAAAGATTTAAATAAGATTTTAGATTTAATTAAAAAACAGGATATTATTTCTTTTGATTTAGAAACTACATCTATTGATCCTTATCAGGCGGAAATACTTGGCATTGCAATATCTTTTGAACCTAAAAAAGGATACTATATAGATATATCAAACGAAGGTAATGAAACTAAAAAAAGTATTTTAAAAAAATTATGGGATATATTAAAAGAAAAAAATTTAGTTGGACAAAATTTAAAATATGATTTATCAATTATGAAAACAGCGGGATTTGAGATGAAAACTCCTTATTTTGATACGATGATTGCTGCATATTTAATTTCTCCAGATTCAAGAAGATTTAATATGGATGATCTGGCAAAAAAGTATTTAAATTATGAAACTATAAAATACAATGAAATTGTAAATGAAACATTATTTGCAAACACTCTAAAAGATGTAGATTCAAAAAAAGTGGCAGAATATTCAGGTGAAGACGCAGATATCACTTTAAGACTATTTCACATTTTAAGACCGAAAATTTATGAATTTGAATTAGAAAAGGTTATGTTTGAGATAGAAAATCCTCTAATTCCTGTTTTGGCTAAAATGGAATTAAATGGTGTTTATTTTGATATTCCATATCTAAAAAAATTAGAGAAAGAATATACAGATATATCAAACAATATATTACGTGAAATAAAAGAAATAGCTGGTTATGAGATAAACCCGAATTCACCCAAGCAAATAAGAGAATTGTTATTTGAAAAGCTGGGATTGGTTCCAAAAAAGAAGACAAAAGGTGGTCAATTTTCTACAAATGCACAGGTTTTGGAGGAAATGAAAGATGATCATCCAATTATTCGGAAAATATTGGATTTTAGAAAATATCAGAAATTATTATCAACGTATATTCAGTCAATTCCAAAATTGGTTAACAAAAAGACGAAAAGGGTACATACATCATTTAATCAAACAGGTACAGCTACAGGAAGATTAAGCAGTAGCGATCCAAATCTTCAAAATTTACCTATTAGAGATGTAGAAGGAGAAAAAATAAGAAAAGCTGTAAAAGCGGAAAAAGATGGTTATATTCTTTTAAGTGCTGATTATTCCCAAATTGAACTACGTGTATTGGCTCATATGAGTAAAGATCCTGTTTTAATTGAGTCATTCAAAAATAATTTAGATATTCATACAATAACGGCTGCAAAACTTTTTGATGTTTCAGAAGAACAGGTTGATTATAAAATGAGACAAATTGGAAAAATGATTAATTTTTCAATTATTTATGGAGTTTCTTCTTATGGTTTATCAGAACGAACTGGAGTTTCTATTAATGATGCAGGAATATTTATAAAAAAATATTTTGAGTTATATAAGAGTGTAGAAGAATATCAACATAAAATTTTATCAGATCTTTCAAAGAATGGATATGTTGAAACATTATTTGGTAGGAAAAGATTTTTAAATAATCTAAGATTGAATAAAAATGATTTAAAGAGAATGGCTGTAAATACTCCAATTCAAGGGACCGCGTCTGATATTATGAAATTAGCTATGATAAAATTAGATAAAGAATTGCCAGAATATGCTAAGATGATACTTCAGGTTCATGATGAAATAGTTATAGAATTACCTGAAGATAAAAAGGAAGAAGTTGCTAATATTGTTAAGGAAATTATGGAGAACGCCATTGCTTTGGAGGTTCCGCTGAAGGTTGATATAAATATATCAGAAAGGTGGACTAAGTGAGGCGATTTTAATGAAAAAAATGTTATTTTTTTTGATCATTATTTTTAGTATAATATCTTTTGGATATATCTCTATGGATTTTAATTTTATTTTCTCATTTGGTAGTACCGGAACTTCATATAGCCAGTATGTGAAATTGCACTATATAGATGATTCAATGATTTCAACCGTCACATTTCATTTAAAGCAATATCCTCAGGAAATTATAATAAATGATGAAAAGTATAATGTCTTTTCATGTTCTCAAAAATTTATTACTGGTTCTGGAATTTTAAAAGTAAAGTATAAAGATAAAACTTATGAATTTTTGTTAAATAATGAAGAATTAAATATTAGTTTAGATAAAGAAATATATCCAGTTATAAAAATAGAATCTTATACCAAAGAAGTTTCACCAAATGACGATTGGTATAATGACAGATTGAAAATTCTATTATACTCAAATACATATGCAACTATAAAATTAGATAAATATAAGAAAAGTATATACCCGGGAAAGAATGAAATTTATTTCCCTATAAATTATGAAGATGGAAATTATAAGATTAAAATCCTAATTTTTAATGAAAGAGGAAGTTACGAACAGGATATAACTATCAAAGTAAACAGACAAAAAAGAACACTAACAAAATATATAGTTTTAGGGATATTTGGATTGTTTTTAGGAATGATTACATATATTTCAATAAAATAAAGAGGCTTAAGCCTCTTTATTTTATTTTGAACTTAAAAAATTATCCACTTCATTTCTTGTTGGAATTGAAGATTGAGCGCCTTTTCTAGTTACGGAAATTCCAGCAGCAGCGGCAGCAAATTTAATAGCTTCTTTTATATTTTTTCCTTCTTCTAATGCAACGGCAAGCGCACCATTAAACACATCTCCTGCAGCAGTTGTGTCTACAACTTTATGCATTTTAAATACAGGAATTTTTAATATAGAATTCCTATTATACAAGATAATCTCCTTTTCACCGCGTTTTAAAATTATGTTTTTGACTCCCAATCCAAAAAAATTCCTTAAAGTTTCTTTTAATTGTTTTTCCGGGTTTAAATTAAAAAATGTTTCTGATAGATATTTGAATTCTTCCTCGTTTGGGGTGAAATAATCAACATATTCAAAAATTTCCTTTTTAATATTTT belongs to Marinitoga sp. 1197 and includes:
- a CDS encoding radical SAM protein, translating into MNYTPGYIKLYETRDLHKRRDLLYEKLVSCDLCPKNCKINRHKNIGFCKVGDKIKVSEFVLYKGEEPPLVGNTGAGGVFFSNCSMRCVYCQNFNFSQKGFGKEFSAKELANKFIWLQNEKNVQNIDLVTATPYLPFIYDALILAIEKGLKIPLLWNTSSYETVETLKFLDGIVDIYLADIRYTSQYAANRYSKTPDYWQFAKDAIVEMYTQIKGEYVFENNIMKKGLIIRILVLPNNIDEAKEALKFISKINKNILVSLMDQYVPVYKAKEYPEINRLLKQTEYEKVINTMIDLDLNGWIQEHKLL
- the polA gene encoding DNA polymerase I, translated to MGNLYLIDGSGVAYRAFFALDPNLKTTSGIPTNAIYGVTKMILKILEKYVIKNEDAIIFVMDKKTTTYRHKLLESYKANRPETPKIFKDQIPYILEIVNALGIKTIAEEGYEADDVIATLALNGQKIFNQIYVLSSDKDLMQLVNDKIKMLRIGRGITDIREYDVNKVYEKYGFGPEKIQDFLALTGDAVDNIPGVKGIGEKTATKLIKEFGSLEEIYKNVRSTTKSIQKKLIEGKEMAFLSKRLVQLVTDVPLEINWESYVYRGFNETLEDLLNEFEFKSIIRELGFKEQKKVIKISNLPGIEDLSSKGEYELLTKKDLNKILDLIKKQDIISFDLETTSIDPYQAEILGIAISFEPKKGYYIDISNEGNETKKSILKKLWDILKEKNLVGQNLKYDLSIMKTAGFEMKTPYFDTMIAAYLISPDSRRFNMDDLAKKYLNYETIKYNEIVNETLFANTLKDVDSKKVAEYSGEDADITLRLFHILRPKIYEFELEKVMFEIENPLIPVLAKMELNGVYFDIPYLKKLEKEYTDISNNILREIKEIAGYEINPNSPKQIRELLFEKLGLVPKKKTKGGQFSTNAQVLEEMKDDHPIIRKILDFRKYQKLLSTYIQSIPKLVNKKTKRVHTSFNQTGTATGRLSSSDPNLQNLPIRDVEGEKIRKAVKAEKDGYILLSADYSQIELRVLAHMSKDPVLIESFKNNLDIHTITAAKLFDVSEEQVDYKMRQIGKMINFSIIYGVSSYGLSERTGVSINDAGIFIKKYFELYKSVEEYQHKILSDLSKNGYVETLFGRKRFLNNLRLNKNDLKRMAVNTPIQGTASDIMKLAMIKLDKELPEYAKMILQVHDEIVIELPEDKKEEVANIVKEIMENAIALEVPLKVDINISERWTK
- the dtd gene encoding D-aminoacyl-tRNA deacylase, with the translated sequence MRAVVQRVKKAHVDVEGETVGKIDKGILVLLGVGQNDDEKDIEWLADKILNLRIFEDNEGKMNLSLLDIKGEILIVSQFTLYGDCRKGRRPSYSSAAKPDKGKEYYEKFIEFIEKKYKINVEKGIFQAEMEVNLINDGPVTLLLDSEKTF
- a CDS encoding RelA/SpoT family protein; translation: MDQDFKVYKEEIEKILNKDLNNSEVELLEKAYFLAKNAHEGQMRDSGEPFFEHPKAVSKILAELKMDIESIVAALLHDVVEDCDVPIEKINKEFGTDIGRIVDGVTKISNLKLNEKLNKVDMKSLEKIETIRKMLLAMSHDIRVIIVKLSDRLHNMRTLQYVPHKKQIIKSQETLKIYAPIAHRLGIHKIKAELEDLSFKYLYPEAYEDLKGKLEEKVRNVHNRMEDYKKIIFENLEKHNIKATLQGRTKHLYSIWEKMLRKNKSFDEIYDFIALRIITESPTACYASLGVVHSVWRPVPGRIKDYIAVPKSNGYRSIHTTVITNKGETLEIQIRDWEMHEESEYGLAAHWAYKEGVDTKKLYFVKRLMDLHKEIAQSAFNLNDIEEELKAHEVFVFTPKGEILHLPYGATPIDFAYAIHTNVGNHFAGAKVNGKIVPISYELQNGDIVEIIVNRNSSGPSIDWLKYAKSSRTKHKIKRHYRLKNEKNLEEKGREKLREIAKELNMSIDKLIHELKDNQVFCEKNKIKNEEDLYIRLGFGDVNPREIYKLFEPKDIEIKKAEENFQTSKISYKRKGIGVIVDGQEGIDVYFAKCCNPVLGDDIIGIVSRRGIGIHRKNCMNIKEVPISRVVKVSWIAEDLENSKFITHLLIEMENKSVLNDIRKKIKIEKANIEMYETSRKVDRIDLKMRLSVKDVQHLMRVLTSIKNIKGVYSVRRS
- the fabG gene encoding 3-oxoacyl-[acyl-carrier-protein] reductase, which codes for MKLKDKICIVTGANRGIGKEISKKFVEEGATVLGFARNIEALKNVENELNSMKKGIFKGYKVDVSNTDEVNKAVKEIFKEYKRIDVLVNNAGVTKDTLLLLMKEEEFDFVINVNLKGVFLVTKAVAKFMRKQKSGSIINISSVVGLDGNIGQTNYSASKAGVIGMTKTWAKELTMKGEQIRVNAVAPGFIETDMTKELNEEFKEEALKRILLKRFGSPEDVAKVVLFLASDDSSYITGQIIRIDGGLSL